Below is a genomic region from Mustela lutreola isolate mMusLut2 chromosome 1, mMusLut2.pri, whole genome shotgun sequence.
gttttctTGACCACACAATAGGAATACGATTGGTGCTCACCTTCCAGGGTCTCTGTGAAGAGTGAATTAATACAGGTCAAGGGCTCAGCTCAGAATCTGCAGCAGGAAGGACCCACGGGATTTGGCTAACATCTCTTCTCCACCAGCTCTTGTTTGTGCGGGGGTGGGCTGTGTCCTGGAGGTCAGAGCACACCAGACTCACGTCAGATAGCTTGGTTGGCACCTCAGCTCTCCTCTAATAAACTGTAGGGCCCTCGGTACCttgcttagcctctctgagcctccgtttcctcacaCAACCTCAGAGGGCCGGAGACCCAGTGAGGTGGAATTAGGGCAAGGCTGAGAGACAGCCTGTGTGTACCAGGCACGTCTGGGACGCTCTGGGCGCCTTGGCTGTCGGTCCTTCGCTAGCGCGCTCAGACTGTCCAGGCGGGCTCCCAGGCACCAGGACAGAGGCTCGGCCCACTCACTTCTCAGCCCAGTTCTGGGAGTCTGTGGGTTTGCTTCCAGCATCTCGTCTCCCTCCTGCCTGTCCCATCATCCTCCAAACCCCTGGACTGTTGCAGGCCCTGGGGAGTCTgatgggggaggcaggagaagcCAGGGCTGGTAACAGGGTCAGACCTTGCTTTCCACTACGGCAGCATCgagccagctcttgctttgtggTTTGTGGAGCTGACGTCACCTCCTTTGGGCAGTCACTTTTTTTAAGTTGGGTGGGACAAGTTTCTGGGCCCCCAGATGCTGCCCAAGGGAACCCAACAATTATGgcatggcagggagagggaccagGCCAGCCAGGGTCCAGGAGACTGGCTGGGAGGGGTGTCCTAGGCTCTGAGACGTCACTGATGGCAAGGCTCATCCTGATTCCAGAGAGGTTGCAGCTTGGAAGTGGGCTTCTGGAAGTTGATGGAATGTGTGTTTTGAAGGGCATGTTGGGGCtggccaggggaagggaggacATGCTTGCCACCAGGGAGATAGAGCTGTCCTTGTCTAAACTCCTCATCTGTTTGAGGACCCCTCTACCTCCAGGCACAAGGAAGagctcttcttttaaaagaacgGCAAGCACTGGAAAGGCCTCGttttacaggtgggaaaactgaaGCTAGAGAGAGAGTCTTGCCTTGGGGAGCAGGGTCCAGCAGTGACAGTGCACGTTGGGAGCCCAGATCTCCCCGCCCCTGACCAGGGCACTCTCCACAGTCCCCAGTGCTCTGCCTGCCAGACCAGCCTTCTGCTCTGGCCCTGAGACTCCTCCTCCTGGCAGGCCTCCAAACTCAGGGAACCAGCAGGTAGAAGACCTGGAGTCCCCCACAGGGCAGACAATAGGTTGGGATTCGAACCTCAGGGACCCTTGTCTGGCTGTGCCCAGCCTTAAGTTCAGAGCAAGGGAGCAGAGTAGAGAAAGCTCCTGAGGTAGAGGAAAGTCCAGGCACCAGCCTCTGCCCAGTCCTGGCTAACCTTTGGATCAGCAACCATTCCAAAGCCCAGGGGTCCCACAGAAGGATGGGaaggggagcggggagggaggaCCAGCCCTGCCTTCCAGAACCAGCTCAGTCCCTCCTGGTCCACCGGGGGACTCTCCTTTCTTGAACTATGTTCCCCCATCCTGTAATgctccgtctgtctgtctgtgggCAGACCCAAGCCCGAGTCACCTCTACCCTGGTCTGGCTCAGACCTGGCCCTCCCTTTCTGACTAAGGACAGCTCAATAGATAAGATTAGGTATTTACTGGTCAGAGTGACCCTGCCTGGTGGTTCAAAGAACACAACAGAAGGTGTAGACAAAGTCTCTagagttggggggagggttgTGCTGTTACAAGCCACAGGAGCAACCCAGCCAGGCAGCCTGGAATGGGGCTTGCCTGCCCACTCCGGATACCCGGGGCTCAAGAGTCAGTGACCTCAGGACAGGCCAGTGGCCTGGGACAGAGCCGGGAAGGATGGAGCCAGGTCTTTCTGCCTCAAGAGGCCAGGCTCAGGCTCTTGAGCCAGAAGGACCTGGCTCCATCCTTCCCAGCTCTGTCCTTATGAGAAAACGGGGATAGAGCTAACTTCCCGAGGCTGTGGGGGTCCCAGAAAGGACAGGGGAGGGCCATGCACAGTAGATCCCTAGAAAATGTGGATGACGGTGTCATCTCCACAGGTGTCCCCTGAGTAGTGACACAGATCTCCCCAGGGCTTTGTGGCCGGCTGCCCTCCACCTCAGATCAGGAGGGGCCCCGCCCCAGGTGAGTGGGTGCGTGGAAGCTCAGCAGGTGTCAGTCCCTTCCTCGGTGACAGGCTGGAGAAGGGCATACCACCTGGAGGGATGGACAGCAGCTGGCATGGACACTGCTGCTGGCGCCCCGCTTTCTAAGCGGGGGACGTCTATGCCGGGCCTCCCCTGCCAGCCAGTCTCCCCTATCCCACTGTAAAGGGACACTCTTCTCCTTTGACCAGTGAGGGGACGGGCCCAAGATCATGCAGCTGGTGAGGGCCAGAGCCAGTCCAAAGTCAGGAACATCTGAGACCACAGCCACTGCTCTAGCCACCATGTCACACTGTCTCCCGCCAGGCAAGGGACCTGAGGGGAGGGAGCCTGGGCCGGCTGGGTgctaggggctgggggtggggggtaggtagAGCTCTTGTCTGTACCTACTGGTAGAGGGAGTGACAGGTGGCTAGAGTCCAGGGCAAATTAAACCCCATCCCAGGGCCGTCCTCACCTTCTCTGTTGGCTCACCCTCCCCCGGTGCCTTCCCAAGTGGCCTGGAGGACCGCACTGACCCACCGCTAaggggctgcccctcccagcagcccagggcctgACTCAGAGCCTGCGGGCAGGCGGGCAGGCTTGAAGTCGGCTGGAGTTGAGGCAGGTGCAGTGGCTGTCTGGCCTAGGAAGGGtggaggccaggaggccagggTCTCCCCATGCTGTGGCTCCACCCACCAGCCCTGAGCAAGTGAGCTCGCCTTGGGGACCCTAGCTGGTCCAGCACGCCACTCCAGCAAAGGGCATGCATTGTCGCGCTTTGGAAACCTCCTAACCTGTTGCTCAGACCGCATCTGTACACGTTCCCCCTTCTCATTCCTGTGCGTTGTCTGTGTACCAAACGCGTCCTGTTTCCACTCATCCAGCCTCCATGGAGAGGGAGTGCCCTCAGCCTCTAGGCCTGGGTGGAGGGGCCTGTGGCCCGAGTGACTTCCTCCTGATGCCAGACGGGGCTAATAAGAAAGGCAGACACAGACAGGATGTGGGAAGCAATCCAGAAGGGCCTCCTGGGGGAGGTGGCATGGGGCAGGGGGCTTGGTTGGATAATGAGAGGTTGAGAGGCaaagcagggacccccccccccagaaagcTACAGGCTCCCCAGAGCAGACAGTGAGTCTCGTTCATGACTTCTCTCCAGCATCCAGGACTAGAGAAGGTGCCAGTGTTTACTGAATGTATATATGAGggagtgaatgaatggacaatcaatcaaacaaacaaatgtagGCTAATGTCATTCCAGGAGGAGGGGACAACGCGAAGGAAGACTCAGAAATGGGACAGTCCCCCATCCAGGgggacaaagataaaaataacagtaGCTGGCGTGTGGGGGACTGCTCGGAGCGTCAGGCTCTGCACAGAGCTAGCCTCTCACGGAATCCTTAGGGCAACACATGTGGGAGGCGCTTTCCATATTCCCGCTTTACAGGTGGGAAGGCCAGGGAGGTTCCGTGCCTCGCTGGggcccccagcctggaggcggcaGCGCTAGGCCTTACCCCCTTGGGCTGCCTACCTCGCAGAGACCCTCCCTCAGACTGTCAGCCTCCCAAAGAGGGGAGCAGTGCTGCAGGCAAATCCGGGCTCTGGCCAGGGCACCCGGGCACACCCTGCTACAGAAGCGGTCCTCACAGCCTCTGCCTTGCCCCCTTCTTCCTCAGAGCTACACCCCCACTGTGTTTGAGCGGCTCACCGTTAACCTGCAAATAAAGGGGAAACCCCTGAACCTCCAAATCTGGGACACGGCAGGTGGGTGTGCGGGCTGCAGGACGGACGAGGGAGGAGGGGCCCCCCACGCCCAGaagcccagccctgctcccttCGTTCCGAACCAGAGAAGCCCAGCCAGTCTCACCAATCTCCAAGGGAGGGTGTTAGCCACGATTAGGGTCCCCAGGAACTTGAAGCTTCTTTGCTCCTGCACCTACGTCCGCTGCCTCCCCCAACAGAGGGTTGCCAGCTATGTCCCAGAGACAAGGGGGAGCTCATAGCTCTTTTTTCTCAAGGGGTGAGCTATTACTGGCCTCCTAAGCATTCCATCCTGGCTCTAGCTTCTGTAAGATCTGCCTGACCTTGACCTCTGCCTCCCAGCTTCCTGACCTTACCCACATAGGGTTCAGTCAAATCCACACCAGAGCTGAAAGCTCACCCCAGGGTATCCCAGCAGCCCCCTGGCCATGCAGGGGTTAAAGGGCCTTTGTCCAGGGTCCTACCTGCTTCCTACTCCTCACCTCCCAAGCTCAGGGCAAAGCAGATTTCGGACCAATGGCCCCAATCCCTGCAGGCTGgttccccactccttccagaACAGGGCTTTCTTGGCAAGGGCTAACACCAGGGCTAACCAGGGCTAACACAGAGCCCAGGCAAGCTGGGGCAACACCACCGGGAGGGAAATGTCCACGTGCTGAGGCTAGCTGGGCACCACATGTGTATCAGACCACGAGGCATACAACCAGGCCCTGATCCCGGCTCCCCCGTCTGCTGGGATGACCTCCCTGATGTTGGGGGAGATCTGAAGGGAATGCTCACCCCCACTCTCCCCAGGACAAGTTGACTATGACCGCCTGCGGCCCCTCTTCTACCCCGACGCCAGTGTCCTGCTCCTCTGCTTCGATGTCACCAGCCCGCACAGCTTTGATAACATCTTTAACCGGGTAGgtactgggggttggggaggtacAGCCCCCCATAGCCAGGCCACTCTGCTCTGGCCCCACCCTTGACTCCACAGCCTGTCAGAGCATGGCAGGCCCCAGATCACTCAAATCCAGCACCTTTGGTGTATacgtggggaaactgaggcccagagcaggggcAGCGACTTGCCAGAGGTCCCATAGGGGTTTGGTAGCAGGGTCTGGACTGAGAAAGCTGAGTGGTCCAGAGGCCCCCGCAGCTCCCCAGCCTGGGCCTGTCTCCGGCAGCCTCAGCAGCTCTCGGCCCCCTCCTGTGTGACCGCTGGCTTTCAGCGGTGGGGGGCCTCCCACAGTGCTCCCCAGCTGCGTCAGGGCTTCCCACGGCTGCTCACTGCCCACAGGTATCAGGGATATGGTCCCTTGAGTTGTTCTGCTCTTGTACCCTCTGCTGCCAGGGCCTCCACGTGAACGGCGTGCAAACAGCGTGCTCTCGGGTTCCTCAGAGCACAGCTGGTGACCGCGTGAGTCACACTGACTGCAACAATGATGGTAATAGTTACTGAGAACTTACCCTGTGCCAAGCTCTGTTCTGGGTACTTCTGCCCATTCACTCATCTCCCCTTGACAGCCTGGTGGAACCAGTAGTGTTGTCCCCAggttgggagtgggagagaggttTGGACCAGAGCAAATAGAAGGCGGCCTTGCCATTTCCCGAGATGAGAAGGAGcaagtggggggtagggaggtgggAGATCGGGGCCTGTTGGACATCGCCGTGGAGCGCCAGGCAGACGTGGGGTCTGAGTGCAGCTCCCAGGGCTGGGCAGATCCATTTCGGCACCGCCAGTGGGGAAGAGCCTTGCACATGGGAAGTGAGAGATCAGGGTCCCAGCGCGAAGTGCCAACcaaatggtgggggagggagaaatggcAGCCTGGTGCCAGGGCTCAGGCAGGACGAAGGCCGAGGATTCAGTGTTGGATTTAGCAAGGCGAAGTCACAGGGGAGACCACGGTCAGACACAGGTCTGTGGAGGGGCTGGAGTATGGGAAGTCAGCCCAGGGGAGCCCCCTACCCCGGGCCTCGTCTGGCTCCAGCAGACAGACGGTTTGATGCCAGTTTTTTCTGAACAGACAAACTGAGCAGGCGCGCACTCCTGGAGTTCTAAATCCCCTGCCTCCAGATTCTAGACTCCCCAGCTGTCCAGGCTGAAATAACCAGGCCCTGAAGCCTCACATTCCAAAGAGCAGCTGACACAGAATAGGAGAGTTCCCTCCAGCAGGCAAACAGCTGCTGCGACCATTTTGTgagctgctttatttttaaaggctgactaatttctttatatattttacccATTTGGGAGGCAGTCCTAGGGGCCCTTACCTTGCAGAGTGGCAGGATTCTAGACCAGGCAGGAGCAGGGCTCTGGGAAACAACCCTGGGCTCAGATCCTGCCGCTTCCAGTTGTGTGACCAAAGCCATGTTCCACAGTGTCCCCGAGCCTCAGTTACTGCATCTGTACAATGGGATTGATGACAGAACTTGCTTCACGGGGACTTAGGGGATTGAAAGGTTCACACATGTTAAGTCTCAGAGCCTAGAACAGGGTAATTCTCCCTAAACGTTGGCTGCACTGATTATCATTGCTGAGGTCCACCTGGGGAGCGCGAGGTTGGAAGACATGGCTAACATACGCACCCGTGCTGCCACCCTCCCCGCAGTGGTACCCAGAGGTGAGCCACTTCTGCAAGGAGGTGCCCATCATTGTCGTGGGCTGCAAGACTGACCTGCGCAAGGACAAGTCGCTGGTGAAGAAGCTGCGGAAAAATAGGTTGGAACCTGTGACCTACCACAGGGTAAGAAACCCAGCCCAAGGGTGGGGGGACGGATCCTGGGAAGGGGGCGGGCTTCTGGGTATGCTGACCCCGCCCAGGCTTTCAGCAACATGAGGCATCCAGCACAAACAGGGAGTAGGTCAAGGTAGAGGTCATCTTGGAATGGTCTTGGCTTAGAATCGGTACCTAGAATACTCTAGAAGCTTTTGCCTGTGGAAGGGGAGCAAGTGGTCTGCCCATTCAGATAATCCTGCGCACCCACTTCACAGATAGGGaagctgaggcctggagaggaaCCCCAGCCCTTCAGGCCAAAGGCCCCTTTCTGCTACACACCTAGGAAGTGGGTTAGTTCGTGCCGTGAGAGGCAGAGACCCATCCTGGAACTGAGGCAGGAAACCCAAAGAAGCCATGAGAGTGCTTGGTCAAGCCAGGGGGCAGGAGCTATGGCTCCTGGAAAAACTCACCTTCCTCTTTTGTCCTGGAGTCTCCCTAGGATGGCCAAGAGTGCTGTGAAGCCATGAGGAGGCCAAACGCAAGGCACTCCAGAGGCCTCCGCCTCAAGgcagccctctcccctctctctgttaGGGCCAGGAGATGGCGAGGTCCGTGGGTGCAGTGGCCTACCTGGAGTGCTCAGCCCTGCTCCAAGAAAACGTCCACGCAGTCTTCCAGGAGGCAGCCGAGGTGGCCCTCAGCAGCCGCAGTCACAACTTCTGGAGGAGGGTTACCCAGAGCTGTTGCGTGATGTCCTGACATCTtgagcccctccctgcccaccaaCGGCCCCAGCAGCACCAGAAGGAGCTGGGCGCTGCGCTGCCCAGTCGGCTGGGCTGGACCCAGTCCCCAAGCTGTGATCACCGAACTGCACCTCACACAGCTGGACCCGCCAAGGCCAGGCCCCTGAGCTGGAGCTGCCAACCCTGGAATAGAGCGTCACCCGCTCACCTCGAGGCCTGAAGAAGGGGCTTCTGGAGCCCACCTGCCCTGCGGAGGGCTACTCCTGAGACCCCTAAAATGACTGCCGgtctcccagctcccagcctggACCACACATCCAGAAGCAGCCTGTTGAGCCTGGCACCGCCTCACGGCTGCCCCCAGGGCTGCCCCTTCGGACAGGGCactcccagaaccctgagccacacaactCACACCCTCCCTCAGCCCCGGGGATGGTAACTAACAACTAAAACCAACTAAAACCGCATTCCTTGCCAGCTAGGTCACGTGTCttgctttacacacacacacactccgtAGCAGAAAAGGACCCACCACTCGTAGGCACTGGAGTGGGACTAGCCACATCCAAACCCAGCTCTATCACTTcaggaccttgggcaaattactcgAACCCTCTGCGCCTCAGTATCCCCATCAGTGAAATGGGACCAATCCCAGATGATGGCAAGGAGCCTTTAGATGAGGAAGAGCATCTGAGACGCACGCAAAGAGCTTGGCAGGTGGCTGGCACCAAGTAAGTGCTCACAAAAGGTTCACAagagggttttttggttgttgtttatgataaataaataatattgctgagatataatatatgtaatatattcaaCAATATTATAGTGGGGTTGTCCAGGGAAACAGAACCATATAGAAccaatagtgtgtgtgtatatgtgtggagAGACGGAGAGGAATTGTAAGGCGTTGACTCAAAGGATCACAGGGGCTGGCAAGTCTGAGAGCTATAGGGCAGGCTAGAGATTCAGGTAAGTTGATGTTGCAGTCCTGAGTCTGAATTCTGCAGGGCAGCCGGCTGGATGCTCAGGCAGGCTTTCTGTGCTGCAGAATTCCTTCCTCAAGAAACCTGTCATTTCTCTTAAGGTCTCACCTtattgggtgaggcccacccacatagAACCAGCCACAAACATGCACCAATTGGGTTTCATTAGAAACAGCTtgagggcaggagggtggggaggcgTCGACTGCATGACTCAGtgcattaagcggctgccttccccTCATGTCATGAtggcggggtcctgggatagagacccgcatcgagctccctgcccagcgggaagtctgcttctctgtttccctctgccctccccctctctctctcaaataaataaatgaaatctttagttttaaatattttattatttatttgtcggagggagagagagaggacacaagcagggggagggggagagggagaagcaggcttcccgctgatcaaggagcccaacgtggaactcgatctcaggaccctgagatcatgacctgagccaaaggcagaggcttaaccaactgagcgatcCGGGTGtcttaaaatctttaaggaaaaaaaaaaaaaaaggtgcttgggtggctcagtggagtcCAAAtgttggttttggctccggtcatggtctcagggtcgtgggatcacaCCCAGCGCCAAGCTCCGtgttcagcgtggagtctgctagagattctctccccctccctccctctgctcctcccgacACTcgctcccagtctctctctcacactttttaaaaaagaaactcaagaaaGGGACCACTTCATGGGCACATGGCAGCTGCAgccgcttgatctcagggttgtgagttcaagccacacgttgagcatagagattacttaaatctttaagaaaaaaaaaactttaaaaaaagaaaggagaaaaagaacaatgaCAAACAGCTCAAGGGAAGGACTGCTTGTGCAAGAGGAGGCCTCATGGCTTGGGATACAGAGCTGAACTGAGGCAGGGAAATGATGTTATTGGCCTGCTCCAGAAACCCCACGTGAATTCCAGGCTTCACTCCAGGAATGAATGGGAAATAACGTTTCCTGGCCTAGATTTCTAGCCTGATTGCTCCTTCCTGCCAAGCATACCCCATGCCCAGaatattcctttttctccccttcctgccctccccaagCCCAGCTCAGACAGCCCTCTTGTCTAATTTCCCCAAATATACATTCCTGGAGCCATGATAGGTTGCTACGAAGCTTTTTACGCTAACTTCTTGCAcatctgtttgttgttttttatgttatttatttatttatttgacagagagacagtgagagcaagaacacaagcagggggaatgggagagggaaagcaggcttcccaccgagcagggagtccgatgtatggctggatcccaggaccctgggatcatgacctgagccgaaggcagacacctaatgacagccacccaggcagcctgcaCACCTCTCTTCTTGCACTAGATCTCAGCTTCCATGAAATCAGGAcctttatttgctttgtttctttgtccCCAGCCCCTAGTTGAGGATGTGGCTTGGCCTGTTGGCACTGATGAGTGTCCCATCTCTGGAGGCAGTAGCAGATCCGGGTTCGAGTGTCAGTGCTGCCATTTTCCTTAGCTATGTGGTTTTATGAAAGTTACACTCTTTGAGCCTCAATGTCCCATCTGGCAAAGGGGAATGATCATATCCATCTTCAGGGTGGTTATGGGAAGGAAGCGACAAAATGCTTGCCAGGTGCCTAGCACAATGCTGGCcacaaaggaagaagcaggaagcAGAGAACACGTTGCAAGAAGTAACTGGTCTGGATGGGATGCTCTATCCTCGAGGGCAAGGTGCTGAACAAGAGACACAGGTGCTGACATGGGCTCCTTCCCTAAGATAACCAGGGACTCCGTCATCTGTCCCTTCAACAACCTGGTGTCTCAGGAGCTCTCTGGTGTGCCCCACACTAGGATAAGGGCTAGGAATAT
It encodes:
- the RHOD gene encoding rho-related GTP-binding protein RhoD; this translates as MRAAQAAGAEAPPGARSVKVVLVGDGGCGKTSLLMVFAEGAFPESYTPTVFERLTVNLQIKGKPLNLQIWDTAGQVDYDRLRPLFYPDASVLLLCFDVTSPHSFDNIFNRWYPEVSHFCKEVPIIVVGCKTDLRKDKSLVKKLRKNRLEPVTYHRGQEMARSVGAVAYLECSALLQENVHAVFQEAAEVALSSRSHNFWRRVTQSCCVMS